GCCGCCGCGATGCTACACTCCTTGGGCGCAAACACCTTACAAGCGCTCAGCCAGGTGGCCGCCTGCGTGCTTTTGCTGCCCCGCTTCCTCTTGACGGCCGTGATGCTCTGGCTCCTGGATTTCCTGTGCATTCGGAAGAAGCTCATGCTGACGGCGACGCCGGCGGTGGCCGGGGAGGACGAGGCGGCGGAGAGCGGCCCGAGCTCGGCGGGGCCCCCTCCGGACGACCCTCCGCTGTGCGTGTCCGACTCCAACCGCATGTTCACGCTGGAGTCGCTCAAGGCTGTGTGGCACGGGCAGAAGCTGGACTACTTCAAGGCGGCGCACGTCGGCACGGCGGCGCCCAACCCGGAGGTCATCCAGCTGGACGGGCAGACGCGGCTGCGCATCCTCGACTACGCCCGGGGCAAGAGACCGCTGATCCTCAACTTCGGCAGCTGCACCTGACCGCCCTTCATGGCGCGCCTGCGCGCCTTCGAGAGCCTGGCCACGCGCTTCGTGGACATCGCCGACTTCCTGCTCATCTACATCGAGGAGGCGCACCCTTCCGACGGCTGGGTCAGCTCGGACGCCGCCTACGACATCCCCAAGCACCAATGCATCCAGGACAGGCTGCGGGCGGCGCAGCTCATGAAGGAAGGCGCGCCGGGCTGCCCCCTGGCCGTCGACACTATGGACAATGCCTCGAGCGCCGCCTACGGGGCGTACTTCGAGCGCCTCTACATCATTCAGGAGCAAAAAGTGATGTACCAAGGGGGCAGAGGGCCCGAAGGCTACAAGATCTCCGAACTCAGGCGCTGGCTAGACCAGTACAAGCGCCGCCTCCAGGGCGGGCCCAGCACGGTGGTCGTCCAGGTGTAAGAAGGATCAGCCGCCGACGGTGAGACTGGAGGGCAccgaagggagggagagggagagatggcaCGACGGGGAGACCTCCCCTGCAAAGTAGATCAGGAgctgtttctccctctctttaaTTCTCTTTCCTCCAAGCGCCCCTCAACTCACAACTCCCAAGAGGCTTATGTGTGCGTTGTCATGCAAGACGGGCCGAGACTCTTTCCACTATTCAAATCATGTTGATTTGCCAAGCATTTGTTATTAACATTCATTTCTACGTGCAGTTTTCATTTCTTTccttcaataaataaattgtgtgtgtgaatgagtagATCTCTCATTTGTGTGGGGGGAAAAACAGTGTTTACTACTTTAATGGAAGTTTCTGGGTGTCCGAGCAATTCTCCGTAAGTgtgaagatagggttgcagcctgtgtGCTTCCacgtgctctgtgtgtgtgtgtgcgtgcatatgCGTGTGTCTCCGGTGGGATCTGCCTTCTGCCATGCACGTGTGTCGTGTTGTCTGCGACaagttttatatataaatatgcaTCCGAGTGCTCTTCTGCTGCCCTAGCAAAGCTTTTCATTGGGATTTCTAGTGTTTCTTTGTGATGACCGGTTTTGAAATGGTGAATCCCATGCCAGGAAATCGAGTCTGATTATCTGGGATACTAGAATTGCCAgtttaagaaaaagaagaaaaggatcgCAAAAAAGAATATTTATGTGGTCTCTGAGTTGGTTtgttggatttttcttttttttgtaaaatatcaatttttattaactttttatAACATTATTAATAAAGATTATTGAGTAAAAGACATGCCTGACTTGCATCTTTTTAACTGAAATGGGAAGAAATGGCAAAATATCTCCTCTCCTTTGCTCTTCTTCACCAGACCTGAGTAAAGGGTCCTGCATTACGGTACAGCCCTCTACTCCCATCCTGCATTTCATTGGGTTGGGGGATATATTTTTAAGAGAGTATTCTGAGAGCTGCACCTTGGGTGACTGAAGCTTGAAAATGCTTGTGCATGAAtggggaagcctgtggcccttcagatgttgttggactcttaactctcatcagccccaggcagcatggccaacagttggtgattatgggagttgtagtccaaccacacgTAGAAGGTCACAGCCTCCCTGTTCCTGGTTCTGGAAAACTAGAATCCTAGGTTTCTATCTGaccaagtcatactcagagtagacctattgaaatcaatgggtttaagTTAGTTGTGACTAAGCATATTGATTTCAGTGCatctactcagagtatgacttggttggatacaaaatgtaaaaaatgtactgccttcaagtcgattccgacttatggcgaccctatgaatagggttttcatgaggctgagaggcagtgactggcccaaggtcacccagtgggtttcatggctatatggggattcaaaccctggtctcccaggctgtagtccaacagtgtgatgtggccaaAGCCAGTACTCAAGTTACTTTTACAGTTTGTGTTGGCCCTTTTAGATACTGTTTTTAGAAAATTTAATGGGAggcatgatttggctaaaatgggGAAGAATCAGGGATGGGGTTTGGGGATTTCATTAAGGGCCCCcatcttcccccttctcctcaccCCCCTATTTCAAGCATAGGCTAAAGCTCATGCAAGACTGCAATCCCCACGCACACTTGAATTCCCCTTAAAATGCAGCTTCAGACTCCTCCCCCCATTTGCCcctaaaatctgttctgggggttcaccCAACCCTTCAGAGCACATTTGTGGATGGCATACGGGGAGAGGAATTTTCATcatgcaaacagaaatccttgtgccAATGGGATTTCGTTCCCACTGTGATCCAGGGTAGCTTTTTCCCAACTAAGCAGGTATAGGACTGAAGAATATGGCAGACTTCAAGGGGATGCTACTGTTACCTACATAAAGACTTTCAGGTGAGTTCCACATACACTGTGTGGGATGCATTTTTTGAGAAGGGGGTTATGAGCCCTGAACATCTCCAGAGGAAATTTCAAACCTTGCTGGACTATCCTCAAAGCAAAGGGAGTGTCATAATTCACAACTGTGGCCCCAACTTGAAACACAGATAGTGTTCTGAAACACAGAAAGACCCTGTAATAACAGCATAAGAACAGCCCTCCttggtcagaccaaaggccatctAGTGCAACATCCTGTTCCCACTGTGGCCAGCCTTGGAAGTCTGCAaacagcacaatagcactctccccagcaactggtattcagaggcacaccacCTCCTATACCGGAGATAGcacaaagccatcatggctagtatttTAAAGCAACTGAAATTTCTCAGTACATACAAAGAGCCCTCCCAGATCAAACCAACGTCCAGCATCCTGGATGAagaggaaggactgtagctcagtggcacagcatctccTTTTACAGGTTCAGTCCTTGTTATCTCCGAatagggctggaaatgttcccTGCTTAAAaccctgctgccaatcagtgtagacaacattgagctagatgcAGGGGTATAGACATCtggggtctcagaccccttactttttggggagcagagtccatatgtctgcagcatcctatgagccaatcagcataaaaggggagtgtgatagctactgagaagagtcttctaacgtgcttccttgatttttcctgctgattggagtcagagtgaaaggaggtgagtcatccactaagaagactcttctcagtagctaacaccctttcatgctgattgcctcctagggatatctgttgttgtggggaaaagcattaacaaggatctcattctcaacccagcagcaaaaaaaaaaattggggggggagctgtgactatcatgaagggaccctgcacttctgaatttgccactacagtacagTTGGctggatggatcagtggtctgtctcagtataaagcaatttcctctgatcctgttctcacagtggctttcCTGTCACCTGAACTGAGTAAGGATGCCTATGGGcaatctgagtgcaacagtaagGGCTTGTCTTATTTGATTACTTCAAGGCGGAGATGgccaagaaattcagttcagtttgcatctcAAGCCGAATCAAATTCACGCTTTTTGAAACTACGTGAggaccaaaacagccatcctctgaaatttgggCTTATTCTAATTTTGCAGAGTAGCtcgccaatcaatgtttacaaaaatgcatatgttaggagaaagcaTGCATAGCAATGCATATTTAACTGAAAGTAACATACGAaaatatatgatgagaaattgcttgcaaaaatgtgtacattagtcaaaactctctacaaaaatgtgtttatcaggagacattcacattaaaatgctggagaatttccatgaggattttaaaaaaaaatcacaaattgctgcagaaatgtgtagaactgattTAAGGTGTGGAAAGCatgaaactgagaggaccaaattTGAcatatttttccatccctacttcaaaGCTTTGTTGACATTGTGTTCTTTGTTGTGGTTGCTGACTGACATCAAGCTGCCCTACTGACCCCCTTTGATCCTAGCTATGGACCAAAAGAGCTGCAAAAAGGGGGCAGCTGGTCTAACTGTTCTTGCTGCGAGCAAGTTAATTCCAAGTGATGCAGGAGAATACTCCCCTTGATGCAGCTTAATGGCATTGGCCAGTGTTTGCAACATTCTTAGATCATGACCCAGTCTATGGAGTTTGAGGGGCACTTTGTATGCCATCAAGTCTAAgctcctgttcagtgcaggaaatccagagctagagtaCCTCCAACTGATGGTTGCAGAATATGTCTCTAGATCTTATGTACCACAGCTTCGAATATTTCCATAACCTAATTCAAGTAATGGGTTCTGCTCAAAAAAGTGATGAATTGCAACCTCTGCTAATGTGCCATCCAACTCTGTACATGTGTTCCACTGAGATCAATGAGACCCCCAAACACATGTAAAATTGCAGCATAGGGATGGCGAAtttatagccctccagatgtggctggactccatccttctcctccatcatcactgaccattggccttgcagACTGAGGCTGATGATGGTTcgggtccaagaacatctggagggccacaggtccccccctTTTTGACAATACCTGTTTACACCTCCCCTCTTTGCTGAAACATTCCACATCCCTCCACAAAAATCTGCCTTGTGCTGAATATTGTGACCCGTAATGACCCAGAGGGTCAACTGCTTACAGCTAAGCAAAGAACTGCTATCTAGCTGTTTCCTCATTATCTTCATGGCTCCTTGTTTATTTGATCTGAGCAAGCAGGGATTACTTAAGCCCAAGaggttatttattacatttactaatttattacattttcaaaaaataaatatatgcatggTTAGATGTTACATGGTACAGAACACAGATTTCCAGACTGTCATCCATAGACCACCAATAagcgtcattcaggtggtctgcaacatGGCTGTAGAAATTCAATTTAACATCatccagcatctagcacagcacattgcaattgctacaacagacagaaaaatcattaagtagttcCCCCAaactcctcagcaattttcaagtagcctGTGGGGAGAAAATGTTGGGTTAGAACACCAGCTAAATACAGTCAACAGCGGCGTCATTAGCAGGAGTACGGGGGGGGTGGACCtctggtgcgtgccctcccaggtgcatggatgggggtggctggccctgtgtgcgtgcacgcacgcgcacatgcgcacacactcaACACGCGCTCCAGGGCGCCTGCTTTCGGTCTCGtctgcccgcccgcctccgaggaggagttggctgctccaacgCCAACCCGGAGCACTTCTCAGCTCCGCAACGGCTCGTggcggggcagggcggctctgggtgtcacccccctcaaggtgtcacccgggtgcagtccgcaccctccgcGCCTCGGTAGTGGTGCCCCTGACAGTCAAACTAGCAACAGATGCGTAGTGTAtggacataggaggctgccttatactgagtcaggcccattggtccatctagctcagtatagtctacaccagccttgtccaacctttgggccacagatgttgctggactgcaactcccatcagccccagccagcatggccaatggttaggaattatgggaactgtagtccagcaacttctgtggCCCAAAAGTTGgacaaggctggtctacactaactggcagcagctctccagggttttatacaaggagtctctcccagtcctactggagatgccaaggatgtgGGAtgttctgcacgcaaggcagatttTCTACCACTGATCTCCTGCCCCAAATAAGTAACAACTTGAAACCAGTGTGGTCAAACAGTCAGAGTGCTGgatttagaccagggatgggaaatctgtagccctctagatgttgttggatgccaactcccatcaacctcagtcagcATAGTCgacggtcaggaatgatgggagctggagctcagcaacatctaaagggtTGTAGGGTTCCCTGTCCTGATTTATAGCAAGAAGGCATGGGTttgaatccctgctcagccatgaaacatTGTTGTTTTTCCAATGTACCGCTTTTCTGCAATCACTGCAGGTGAGTGGGTTCACGACCTCATGGAGGTGTAAGAGAAATCCATTTCCAACTGTGATGGTAGATTATATGGCTTTCACAACGAATTCAGATAAGAGCTTCATCTTAGGCTACCTCTCTttagccacttttttttttaatgcagcctGAAACATGTTAGTGTGCCTTTACATAAGGGAGCTTAACTCTGCTGTGGATATTTGTGCTGTCTTTTCCATGGCCACCAGGAAACAGCAGAGGCTAGTTTGCTGGAATGGCCCTGGGCCCTACCttgcagtcctctatttgaagggctctaTTTGAAGaaccctcagaagggagaggaagtGGCCCTTTAAAGCTGCTCATCAGTGATTAGCACCCACTCAGCAAACCAAGCAAACACACAGGTCAACTGGTCACAGCCTCCCCCAGTACAGAAACGTATTGTTtcaaattacag
This DNA window, taken from Rhineura floridana isolate rRhiFlo1 chromosome 2, rRhiFlo1.hap2, whole genome shotgun sequence, encodes the following:
- the DIO3 gene encoding thyroxine 5-deiodinase, with the protein product MLHSLGANTLQALSQVAACVLLLPRFLLTAVMLWLLDFLCIRKKLMLTATPAVAGEDEAAESGPSSAGPPPDDPPLCVSDSNRMFTLESLKAVWHGQKLDYFKAAHVGTAAPNPEVIQLDGQTRLRILDYARGKRPLILNFGSCTUPPFMARLRAFESLATRFVDIADFLLIYIEEAHPSDGWVSSDAAYDIPKHQCIQDRLRAAQLMKEGAPGCPLAVDTMDNASSAAYGAYFERLYIIQEQKVMYQGGRGPEGYKISELRRWLDQYKRRLQGGPSTVVVQV